One Caballeronia sp. NK8 DNA window includes the following coding sequences:
- a CDS encoding response regulator — protein MKVLVIDDDVSVADSLAFLLDCYGHCAAVGYDGKTALTLLRTGAFDITFLDENLPDIMGSIVARSLRETPILSGFFSSQ, from the coding sequence ATGAAAGTGCTCGTTATTGACGACGATGTGTCAGTCGCGGACAGTCTTGCCTTCTTATTGGATTGCTATGGCCACTGTGCTGCCGTGGGCTACGATGGCAAAACCGCGCTCACGCTCCTTCGCACCGGTGCTTTTGACATCACTTTCCTTGACGAGAACCTCCCCGACATCATGGGCAGCATTGTCGCGCGTTCGCTGAGGGAAACGCCGATTCTCTCCGGGTTTTTCTCGTCTCAATGA